A single window of Crassostrea angulata isolate pt1a10 chromosome 8, ASM2561291v2, whole genome shotgun sequence DNA harbors:
- the LOC128159506 gene encoding ras-like GTP-binding protein Rho1 isoform X1 — protein sequence MQGTRKTLKLLIVGDGGCGKTCLLKVFSKGTFPDAYDLPTFDSYEADIEIDGNQIRLALWDTAGQEDFDRLRHISYPNTDVILMCFSVESRVSFENVLSKWTPEVKRFCSKVPIILVGNKKDIRDDLGTLKEIKGNIKEPVNSKEGQAMADQIHAFAYLECSAQTKEGVMEVFQTATGAALQVRKKTEKEKKDRKCLLL from the exons ATGCAAGGTACGAGGAAGACCTTGAAATTACTAATCGTAGGGGATGGTGGTTGCGGTAAAACATGTCTCCTCAAAGTGTTTAGTAAAGGCACGTTCCCAGACGCCTATGATCTGCCCACCTTTGACAGCTATGAGGCCGACATTGAAATAGATGGAAATCAG ATTAGGTTAGCATTATGGGATACAGCGGGGCAGGAGGACTTCGATAGACTTCGCCATATCTCCTATCCAAACACAGACGTCATACTGATGTGCTTCTCTGTAGAAAGCCGCGTCAGTTTTGAAAATGTTCTATCGAAATGGACACCAGAAGTCAAACGTTTCTGCTCTAAAGTTCCAATTATTCTAGTAGGCAACAAAAAAGACATTAGAGATGACCTGGGTACATTAAAAGAGATAAAAGGAAACATTAAAGAACCTGTCAATTCCAAAGAGGGCCAGGCGATGGCCGATCAAATCCACGCTTTCGCCTACCTCGAGTGCTCAGCTCAAACAAAGGAGGGAGTGATGGAGGTGTTCCAAACAGCCACTGGGGCAGCCCTGCAGGTCAGAAAGAAAACggaaaaagaaaagaaggaCAGGAAGTGTTTATTGCTATAA
- the LOC128159506 gene encoding ras-like GTP-binding protein Rho1 isoform X2, which yields MQIFKSSSQPLEHGFSFRLGVCRSKIRLALWDTAGQEDFDRLRHISYPNTDVILMCFSVESRVSFENVLSKWTPEVKRFCSKVPIILVGNKKDIRDDLGTLKEIKGNIKEPVNSKEGQAMADQIHAFAYLECSAQTKEGVMEVFQTATGAALQVRKKTEKEKKDRKCLLL from the exons ATGCagatttttaaaagttcttcACAGCCACTAGAACATGGGTTCAGCTTTAGGTTAGGTGTTTGTCGCTCTAAG ATTAGGTTAGCATTATGGGATACAGCGGGGCAGGAGGACTTCGATAGACTTCGCCATATCTCCTATCCAAACACAGACGTCATACTGATGTGCTTCTCTGTAGAAAGCCGCGTCAGTTTTGAAAATGTTCTATCGAAATGGACACCAGAAGTCAAACGTTTCTGCTCTAAAGTTCCAATTATTCTAGTAGGCAACAAAAAAGACATTAGAGATGACCTGGGTACATTAAAAGAGATAAAAGGAAACATTAAAGAACCTGTCAATTCCAAAGAGGGCCAGGCGATGGCCGATCAAATCCACGCTTTCGCCTACCTCGAGTGCTCAGCTCAAACAAAGGAGGGAGTGATGGAGGTGTTCCAAACAGCCACTGGGGCAGCCCTGCAGGTCAGAAAGAAAACggaaaaagaaaagaaggaCAGGAAGTGTTTATTGCTATAA